A window of the Myripristis murdjan chromosome 15, fMyrMur1.1, whole genome shotgun sequence genome harbors these coding sequences:
- the pdlim1 gene encoding PDZ and LIM domain protein 1 — MPVRVAMQGPGPWGFRLVGGKDFEQPLTISRVTPGSKAAQANLCIGDQILAIDGEPTQNMTHLQAQNKIKGCVEEMVLSIDRSESKMWSPLASEEGKTHPYKMNLASEPQEVKHIGSAHNRSALPFSPAGSKVVTSQYNNPAGLYSSENIKNFNSAVDGAKTVAAANEPGSAQDQSKSGRRPPLAADSEVYKMLQENQESDEPPRQSASFKVLQEILETGDSDKPSGFRSVRAPTTKIGSSVGNTEKLSICDKCGSGIVGMVVKLRDKFRHPECYTCADCEVNLKQKGHFFVEDQIYCEKHARERVTPPEGYDVVAVFPK; from the exons ATGCCTGTCCGGGTAGCGATGCAGGGTCCCGGGCCTTGGGGGTTCCGGCTGGTCGGGGGGAAAGACTTCGAGCAGCCGCTGACTATTTCCCGG GTCACCCCTGGGAGCAAAGCAGCCCAGGCCAACCTGTGCATCGGAGACCAGATTTTGGCCATTGATGGAGAGCCGACGCAGAACATGACTCACCTGCAAGCACAGAACAAGATCAAGGGCTGCGTGGAGGAGATGGTCCTCTCTATAGACAG GTCAGAATCTAAAATGTGGTCGCCGCTTGCATCGGAGGAAGGGAAGACGCATCCCTACAAGATGAATCTTGCATCGGAGCCACAG GAGGTCAAACACATAGGCTCCGCCCACAACAGGAGCGCTCTGCCCTTCAGTCCCGCAGGCTCCAAGGTGGTGACCAGCCAGTACAACAACCCCGCCGGTCTCTACTCCTCAGAGAACATCAAGAACTTCAACTCCGCTGTGGACGGCGCCAAAACCGTGGCAGCAGCCAACGAGCCCGGCAGCGC ACAAGATCAGTCCAAGTCGGGCAGACGGCCGCCGCTCGCTGCAGACTCGGAGGTCTACAAGATGCTGCAGGAGAACCAGGAGTCCGACGAGCCTCCCAGACAGTCGGCCTCCTTCAAAGTCCTGCAGGAGATTCTGGAAACAG GTGACTCTGACAAGCCGTCGGGGTTCAGGAGCGTGAGAGCTCCCACGACAAAGATCGGCTCGTCGGTGGGGAACACGGAGAAGCTGTCCATATGTGACAAATGTGGATCAGGGATTGT GGGGATGGTGGTGAAGCTGCGGGACAAGTTCCGTCACCCCGAGTGCTACACCTGCGCAGACTGCGAGGTCAACCTCAAACAGAAGGGACATTTCTTTGTGGAGGACCAGATTTATTGCGAGAAGCACGCACGCGAGCGAGTGACCCCACCCGAGGGCTACGACGTGGTCGCTGTCTTCCCCAAGTAG